A stretch of the Malus domestica chromosome 08, GDT2T_hap1 genome encodes the following:
- the LOC139198154 gene encoding uncharacterized protein encodes MLRSGKQVETAPQPSKSTPTEDKKLQFEEEFMQLKKEKAKKDILETFRKVQVNIPLLDAIKQVPSNRFEHAMLDLGASINVMPYSIYASMNLVDFYVLEMEESDHSPSLPILLGRPFMKTARTKIDVFNETLAMEFDGEDHFEQLNEDALELVITRGMELKNNGSATMPTHGMHGEHHAVPPNEDMIEIVAVLESLPPQSGKFLDSISISVLANKPLPSVVQPPSLELKPLPSHLKYAFLGDQETLPVIIFSSFMAQEEGYNQIVIAPEDQEKTIFTCPFGTFAYRRMSFGLCNAPATFQRCFYRRFIKDFSKVSQPLCHLLKKEVTFDFNEECKAAFQHLKELLTMTPIIVPPDWTLPFELMCDASDYVLGAVLGQRKDKKPHVIYYASQTLNDTQLNYSTTEKELLAIVFALDKF; translated from the exons atgttgcgaagtggaaaacaagttgaAACAGCCCCACAACCATCTAAATCAACCCCAACAGAGGACAAGAAGTTGCAATTCGAGGAAGA ATTCATGCAATTAAAGAAGGAGAAGGCTAAAAAGGACATTTTGGAAACATTTAGAAAAGTAcaagtcaatataccacttttggatgcaattaagcaagttccaag TAATCGTTTTGAACATGCCATgctagacttaggtgcatctattaatgtcatgccttattcaatttatgcatctatgaacttag tggatttctacgtgcttgaaatggaagaatCAGACCATTCTCCTTCATTACCAATCCTCCTTGgaagaccattcatgaaaactgcccgcactaagattgatgtgtttaatgaGACCTTggcaatggaatttgatggggaa GACcattttgaacaattgaatgaagatgcacttgaattggtcattaCAAGAGGAATGGAATTAAAAAACAATGGATCAGCCACAATGCCCACCCACGGCATGCATGGAGAACATCATGCTGTGCCTCCTAATGAAGATATGATTGAGATAGTGGCTGTCCTCGAATCATTGCCACCACAATCTGGTAAGTTTTTGGActcaatttcaatttcagtttTGGCTAATAAGCCACTTCCTtcagttgtgcagccaccatCCCTTGAACTAAAACCattgccaagccatttgaagtatgcTTTCTTAGGAGACCAAGAGACCTTGCCCGTCATTATCTTTTCCTCATTCATGGCACAAGAAGAAG gttataatcaaattgtgatAGCCCCGGAAGATCAAGAAAAAACCAttttcacatgcccctttggtacatttgcttatcgtcgcatgtcatttggtttatgcaatgcgcctgccacatttcaaagat gtttctatcgaagattcatcaaggatttctcaaagGTTTCCCAACCTCTTTGCCATCTCCTTAAAAAAGAAGTGACTTTTGACTTCAACGAGGAATGCAAGGCAGCCTTCCAACACCTCAAGGAGTTGCTGACCATGACCCCAATCATTGTTCCACCTGATTGGacccttccttttgagctcatgtgtgatgcttccgattatgtattaggggctgttttaggccaaaggaaggacaagaagCCGCATGTTATCTACTACGCATCCCAGACATTGAATGATACTCAATTAAACtattctaccactgaaaaagaacttcttgccattgtctttgctttagataaattttga